In a single window of the Lepidochelys kempii isolate rLepKem1 chromosome 21, rLepKem1.hap2, whole genome shotgun sequence genome:
- the BLTP3A gene encoding bridge-like lipid transfer protein family member 3A isoform X2: protein MAGIIKKQILKHLSRFTKNLSPDKINLSTLKGQGQLTNLELDEEVLQNVLELPTWLAITRVYCNKASIRIQWTKLKTHPICLYLDKVEVEMRTCEEPRPPNGQSPIALAAGQSEYGFAEKVVEGMFIVVNSITIKIHSKAFHASFELWQLQGYSVNPNWQQSDLRFTRITDTQRGEVLTFKELTWQTLRIEADATDNGDQDPTTTPLRLITNQGRIQISLKRRTKDCNVVASKLMFLLDDLLWVLTDSQLKAMMKYAESLSEAMEKSSQQRKSMAPEPVLTTPPAPSAHQSWSQTFGGSLNASSISQYFEKYDMKESSYHLFISRLDLHICDDSHTRESGSSKHGVMGGAMQLTFRRMAFDYYPFHWTGDSCKHWVKYCETMETRGEWAKKLVNEFQSKMEKHCEEINAGSTKTPRSPFKKQPDILSSPHKSPPEKGCFQTLAPPASLLPLRHPSWNRLRSSCMVVRVDDLDIHQVSTAGQQSKKPSTLLSCSRKSLNLPDQVSAIHIEFTEYYFPDNQEFPVPCPNLYLQLNGLMFTLDAVSVLWVNLFFLDLYRSLEQFKAIYKLEDSGKLDEHVDVRLDGFRLKLSIPVEKKVTDHRDRPNALSIHTLEMTATNSRYDPHCSCSALQNIFRRFANSEFFHSTYTQFPKSQDNFSILHTLFLRHAYQVEARAQKCTGFAHSTWRTSASEDLWSVYFTQISLDFEGAESSKGRALNFIDPFPLSIWACLPKRWEQAQVSKLQASAASELKIKPSASFSNHAKYQDHTREPGLCQRSKTEQDLKSINKVPEAKDILGECDCDDGREDAQEMEASADIHMLAYSTAHVKMRLNHYQYLVLLRMKEILQTLQVQLAQDTQELTGSSLEPVTACMGIMFNSAEMALLMHPIPGSGSEPRSMDSDTTSLIESELSPSDSREGLATEEKELKSDARSKKESSSPSKVLEDSGIENTDVSMTVLPERLPGSLSDGALGAADPADPQSKSMAERGPVEEAHEAVEALDTERLSEPGSHPQTTLALSSRQSSDALPLESGDDLLQEQAELIPLKNLEVELSSALHMTKDATKEALHVTMDLTKEAMSITKDAFSLSREKMASTVEKMLSLPPTKEPVTKAEEGAATPVGGSSRRMHFFSMKRTASQHSFDATSLDGNCPEDRLSVDSDSSDGFVMLMDPEPSLDSLTPGQLLQDLHDAGSRASPMAEDKDRGTPDMNSSASQSGEDPSLQLVSVLVLKMNEVNCGIEARGDDLSLAVQVMEVTVEQLGNIGMWQYLQSSCVGDPSVEKLLATESNQTQPEVCLRLEIGPSAIVHSPLAVQNGFLHILIHSSCAELLMSSLTNLGPFLEDEMVPEVIPMKIEMVDAKITLKDDSPRVYPTSPGTIPITLVVDHIVVMRSDDGVFSVTAAQKEGLSLKKKSEQGLKEKKVPVKRLLAVPAGAVHEQQLKEAPALQKELHAMKIALAEANLDIGRLLQEIRKYDPLFQL, encoded by the exons GTTTACTAAGAATCTCTCTCCAGACAAAATTAACCTGAGCACACTGAAAGGTCAGGGGCAGCTGACCAACTTGGAACTGGATGAAGAGGTGCTGCAGAATGTGTTGGAGCTGCCCACCTGGCTAGCTATCACCCGTGTCTACTGTAACAAGGCTTCCATCCGG ATCCAGTGGACGAAACTGAAGACGCACCCGATTTGTCtg TACCTGGATAAGGTGGAGGTGGAGATGCGAACCTGTGAAGAGCCTCGGCCACCCAATGGACAGTCTCCCATTGCTCTTGCTGCAGGTCAAAG CGAGTATGGCTTTGCCGAAAAGGTTGTGGAGGGAATGTTCATTGTTGTCAATTCCATCACTATCAAGATTCACTCCAAGGCCTTCCATGCCTCTTTTGAACTGTGGCAGCTCCAGGGATACAGTGTGAATCCCAACTGGCAGCAGAGTGACCTACGTTTCACCCGCATCACTGACACTCAGAGAGGAGAG GTTTTGACATTTAAAGAGCTCACTTGGCAGACACTTCGGATAGAGGCAGATGCCACTGACAATGGTGATCAGGATCCCACTACCACTCCTTTGAGACTCATTACCAATCAAGGCAGGATCCAAATTTCTCTCAAGAGAAGG ACCAAAGATTGCAACGTGGTGGCATCTAAGCTGATGTTCCTCCTTGACGACTTGCTCTGGGTGCTGACAGACTCTCAGCTGAAAGCCATGATGAAGTATGCAGAGTCCTTGAGTGAAGCCATGGAGAAATCTTCCCAGCAGAGGAAGAGTATGGCACCAGAACCTGTCCTG ACCACACCACCTGCTCCTAGTGCCCACCAGTCCTGGTCCCAGACATTTGGAGGCAGTCTGAATGCAAGCAGCATCAGCCAGTACTTTGAGAAGTATGACATGAAAGAGTCCTCCTACCACCTATTCATCTCCCGTCTGGACCTGCACATCTGTGATGACAGCCACACCCGGGAGTCAG GCTCCTCAAAGCATGGGGTGATGGGAGGTGCAATGCAGCTCACCTTCAGGAGAATGGCTTTTGACTATTATCCCTTCCACTGGACAG GAGACTCCTGCAAGCATTGGGTGAAGTACTGTGAGACCATGGAGACTCGGGGAGAGTGGGCAAAGAAGCTGGTGAATGAATTTCAAAGCAAGATGGAGAAGCACTGTGAAGAAATTAATGCTGGATCCACTAAGACTCCAAGGTCCCCCTTCAAAAAGCAACCAG acaTTTTGTCCAGTCCTCACAAAAGCCCCCCAGAGAAAGGCTGCTTCCAAACACTGGCACCTCCTGCAAGCTTACTGCCGCTACGGCACCCCTCGTGGAACCGTCTCCGATCCAGCTGCATGGTAGTCCGAGTGGATGACCTAGACATTCATCAG GTTTCCACAGCTGGTCAGCAGAGTAAGAAACCTTCCACCTTGCTTTCCTGCAGCAGGAAATCCCTCAACCTTCCAGACCAGGTCTCTGCAATTCATATCGAGTTCACAGAGTATTACTTCCCAGACAATCAGGAATTTCCAG TTCCCTGCCCAAACCTGTACCTGCAGCTGAATGGCCTGATGTTTACTCTGGATGCAGTGAGCGTGCTCTGGGTGAATCTCTTCTTCCTAGATCTCTATCGCAGCCTGGAGCAGTTCAAAGCTATCTACAAGCTGGAGGACTCGGGAAAGCTGGATGAGCATGTTGATGTCCGACTGGATGGCTTTAGGCTGAAG CTTAGTATCCCGGTGGAGAAGAAAGTAACTGATCACCGGGACCGTCCCAACGCCCTCTCCATTCACACCTTGGAGATGACTGCCACCAACTCGCGCTATGACCCTCACTGCAGCTGCTCAGCCCTCCAGAACATCTTTCGCAGATTTGCCAATTCAGAGTTCTTCCACTCCACCTACACCCAGTTCCCAAAGTCTCAGGACAACTTCAGCATCCTCCACACCCTCTTCTTACGCCATGCATATCAGGTGGAAGCCAGAGCCCAGAAATGCACTGGCTTTGCCCATTCAACTTGGAGGACCTCCGCTTCTGAAGACCTGTGGTCTGTTTACTTCACCCAGATCTCCCTGGACTTTGAGGGGGCTGAGAGTTCAAAGGGCAGAGCCCTTAACTTTATTGACCCTTTCCCCCTGTCCATTTGGGCTTGCCTTCCCAAGAGATGGGAGCAAGCTCAGGTGTCCAAGCTGCAGGCCTCTGCTGCCTCAGAGTTGAAAATCAAGCCTTCTGCTAGTTTTAGTAATCATGCCAAATACCAGGACCATACCAGAGAGCCTGGGCTCTGCCAAAGATCAAAGACTGAGCAGGACCTGAAAAGCATTAATAAGGTCCCGGAGGCAAAGGACATCTTGGGAGAATGTGACTGTGATGATGGCAGAGAGGATGCTCAAGAGATGGAAGCCTCTGCGGATATTCACATGCTTGCGTACTCGACCGCTCATGTGAAAATGCGGCTCAACCACTACCAATACCTGGTGCTGCTCAGGATGAAGGAGATTTTGCAGACACTGCAGGTGCAATTGGCCCAAGATACACAGGAATTGACTGGATCTTCGTTAGAACCCGTGACGGCATGTATGGGCATCATGTTCAACAGTGCTGAAATGGCCCTGCTGATGCATCCCATCCCAGGCTCTGGCTCGGAACCCAGGTCCATGGACTCTGATACAACGAGCCTGATAGAATCTGAGCTCTCACCCtcagacagcagggaggggctggctaCTGAAGAGAAGGAGCTTAAATCAGATGCCAGGTCAAAGAAGGAATCGAGCAGCCCCTCAAAAGTCCTGGAAGACAGCGGGATTGAAAACACGGATGTGAGCATGACTGTGTTGCCAGAGAGACTACCTGGATCCTTGAGTGATGGAGCTCTGGGAGCAGCTGACCCAGCAGATCCACAGAGCAAGAGCATGGCGGAGAGGGGCCCAGTTGAGGAAGCACATGAAGCCGTAGAAGCCCTGGATACAGAGAGACTGAGCGAGCCCGGCAGCCACCCTCAAACCACTCTTGCCCTTTCTTCCAGACAGTCCTCAGATGCACTGCCATTAGAGAGTGGAGACGACCTTCTCCAGGAGCAGGCAGAACTCATCCCCTTGAAGAACCTAGAGGTAGAATTATCAAGCGCGCTGCATATGACTAAGGATGCCACTAAGGAAGCCCTGCACGTGACCATGGACCTCACAAAGGAAGCCATGTCTATAACTAAAGATGCTTTCAGCCTGAGCCGGGAGAAGATGGCTTCTACCGTGGAGAAAATGCTCTCTCTACCCCCAACCAA GGAGCCTGTGACTAAAGCTGAAGAGGGGGCAGCAACCCCTGTGGGCGGCAGCAGCCGCCGAATGCATTTCTTCTCCATGAAGAGGACTGCATCCCAGCATTCCTTTGATGCCACCTCCCTAGACGGAAACTGCCCTGAGGACAGGCTGTCTGTGGACAGTGATAGCAGTGATGGCTTCGTGATGCTCATGGACCCTG AGCCTAGCCTGGATTCCCTCACCCCGGGACAACTTCTTCAGGACCTTCATGATGCAGGCAGCAGAGCGAGCCCAATGGCAGAAGATAAGGATAGAGGGACGCCTGACATGAACAGCTCAGCTTCTCAGAGTGGAGAAGACCCTAGCCTTCAGCTG GTCTCTGTTCTGGTGCTGAAAATGAATGAGGTGAACTGCGGGATAGAGGCAAGAGGTGATGATCTGTCACTTGCTGTACAAGTTATGGAGGTTACTGTAGAGCAGTTGGGCAATATTGGAATGTGGCAGTATCTACAAAGCAGCTGTGTGG GGGATCCAAGCGTAGAGAAGCTCTTAGCCACAGAATCTAATCAGACCCAGCCAGAAGTGTGCTTACGACTTGAAATAGGACCGAGCGCCATTGTGCACTCACCTCTCGCTGTCCAGAATGGGTTCCTTCACATCCTGATCCACAGCTCTTGTGCAGAGCTCCTGATGTCCTCCCTCACCAACCTCGGACCCTTCCTCGAGGACGAAATGGTACCTGAGGTGATTCCCATGAAGATAGAAATGGTGGATGCCAAGATTACACTgaag gATGACAGCCCTCGGGTGTACCCTACCTCTCCTGGCACCATCCCCATAACCTTGGTGGTGGATCATATTGTTGTGATGCGCAGTGATGATGGAGTGTTCTCAGTAACAG CTGCACAAAAGGAGGGACTATCTTTAAAGAAAAAGTCTGAGCAAGGTCTGAAGGAAAAGAAGGTCCCAGTAAAGAGACTCTTGGCAGTTCCAGCAGGAGCAGTACATGAACAACAG CTAAAGGAAGCCCCAGCATTGCAGAAGGAGCTGCACGCCATGAAAATTGCCCTAGCAGAAGCCAATCTGGACATAGGGCGCCTTCTGCAGGAAATTAGGAAATACGATCCCCTCTTCCAGCTTTGA